One part of the Sciurus carolinensis chromosome 4, mSciCar1.2, whole genome shotgun sequence genome encodes these proteins:
- the Pex26 gene encoding peroxisome assembly protein 26 has protein sequence MKSDASTSAAPLKGLGGPLRSSEPVRVVRVASPAVHLLEEAADLLVVHLDFRAALETCERAWQSLANDSLTEEPAGTYLEVKCSLCIVGIQALAEMDRWQEVLSWVLQYYQVPEKLPPKVLELCILLYSKMQEPGAVLDVVSAWLQDPDNQNLTEYGALCELHIQRVLLPLGRLLEAEELVVGSAAFGEDQRLEVLQAIRTVRQQRKQECSGSQEAPKLNQEGSFSHKFLSLLMLLRRLWDCAVSHFLSLSFKRSLLATLILCLLVVRIDPASPSSLPFLYQLAQLFHRIRKAMFARLYQLPLHD, from the exons ATGAAGAGCGACGCCTCGACCTCTGCAGCCCCTCTTAAGGGGCTTGGGGGCCCCTTGAGGAGCAGCGAGCCGGTGCGCGTGGTGCGGGTAGCGTCTCCCGCGGTGCATCTGCTGGAGGAGGCGGCCGACCTCCTGGTGGTGCACCTGGACTTCCGCGCGGCGCTGGAGACCTGCGAGCGGGCCTGGCAGAGCCTGGCCAACGACTCTCTGACCGAAGAGCCCGCGGGCAC CTACTTGGAGGTGAAATGCTCCCTGTGTATTGTGGGGATCCAGGCCCTGGCAGAAATGGATCGGTGGCAGGAAGTTCTCTCCTGGGTCCTTCAATATTACCAGGTCCCTGAAAAGCTACCCCCGAAAGTCCTGGAGCTGTG CATTCTTTTATACAGCAAAATGCAAGAGCCTGGAGCAGTACTGGATGTGGTCAGTGCCTGGCTTCAAGACCCAGACAACCAGAACCTTACAGAATATGGAGCTTTGTGTGAACTTCACATACAGCGGGTGCTACTGCCTCTGGGCCGCTTGTTGGAGGCTGAAGAGCTTGTGGTGGGCTCTGCAGCCTTTGGTGAGGACCAGCGACTAGAAGTGCTCCAGGCTATTCGTACAGTGAGGCAACAGCGGAAACAGGAATGCTCAGGCTCACAGGAGGCCCCAAAACTAAACCAGGAAG GCTCATTTTCCCACAAGTTCCTGTCACTACTGATGCTGCTTCGTCGACTTTGGGACTGTGCTGTGAGCcacttcctttctctgtccttcaAGAGGAGCCTCCTTGCCACCTTGATCCTCTGTCTCTTAGTGGTAAGGATTGATCCAG CATCTCCTTCTTCCCTGCCCTTCCTCTACCAGCTGGCTCAGCTCTTCCACCGGATCCGGAAAGCCATGTTTGCTCGCCTCTACCAGCTCCCCCTCCATGACTGA